The Pseudomonadota bacterium genome includes a region encoding these proteins:
- a CDS encoding ATP-dependent exonuclease SbcCD, C subunit-like protein — translation MTQMEDLALDFATDDARAGYRLHRVELLNWGTFDRYVWQLTPIGANCLVTGDIGSGKSTLVDAVTTLLVPAQRITYNKAAGAEARERSLRSYVLGHYKSERGQAGLSAKPVALRDHNSYSVILGHFYNEGFDRHVTLAQVFWISDSRGQPERFYIAADRALSIEAHFSGFGSELKDLRKRLRGLDHVELHNTFPAYGASLRRKLGIGSEQALELFNQTVSMKSVGNLTEFVREHMLQAADTEQRIDELIRHFDDLNRAHAAVLKARDQIEALTPIIADADDYAGRSEQADRLRGCREALASWFAGLKIERLDRRLEELEREQASLQDRIAGLKRDRGEQRRERDELRQAIAENGGERLERIGVEIQRQQAEKAERRHEAERYRELVAGLELPEARDADTFRDNRTTLEDLREQTEAAQAERQNERTDQFVTMKELRARHGEIDGELASLKARRSNLPAAMLALRENLCQSLDLQPDDLPFAGELIQVREEESDWEGAIERLLHNFALSLLVPDEHYRAVADWVDATRLRGRLVYYRVRELRSASPARPQPDALSRKLAIRSDSAFYAWLEQELNRRFDHICCSDMDRFRRETRAMTRAGQIKTGGVRHEKDDRHAINDRTRYVLGWSNENKIRALSEQRDGLERRIQVSADAIAQLDDELKSLGTRLASISKLEMFEDFQRLNWQAPAGRITELEAEYRELRDESDVLNTLRTRLDALEEASEATDGRLEQRQKQLSTVEERARSAREARTEAEGLLDELDENERERWFGQLGELREEALGDQPITLNGIDARQREFRAWLTARIDAGDKAIRRLNDRIIQAMQSFHHRWPQEAREADISVAAADEYRRLLETLTGDDLPRFEKRFKELLNENTIREIAGFQALLHREREQIRERIEIINRSLHEIDYEKGRYIRLMAETAPDADVREFQHKLRACTEGAITGSEDAQYSEQKFLQVRDIIDRFRGREGSAEFDRRWTRKVTDVRNWFVFSASERWREDDREHEHYADSGGKSGGQKEKLAYTVLAASLAYQFGLEWGEKRSRSFRFVVIDEAFGRGSDESARYGLELFGRLNLQLLIVTPLQKIHIIEPFVASVGFVHNPDGRQSMLRNLSIEEYRAEMAARKTATTTPAS, via the coding sequence CTGACGCAGATGGAAGACCTGGCCCTGGATTTCGCAACCGACGACGCCCGTGCCGGCTACCGCCTGCATCGGGTGGAGCTGCTCAACTGGGGCACCTTCGACCGCTACGTCTGGCAGCTAACCCCTATCGGCGCCAACTGCCTGGTCACCGGCGATATCGGCTCGGGCAAGTCCACCCTGGTCGATGCCGTCACGACCCTGCTGGTGCCGGCTCAGCGCATTACCTACAACAAGGCCGCCGGAGCCGAGGCGCGCGAACGCAGCCTGCGTTCCTACGTGCTCGGACACTACAAATCCGAGCGCGGTCAGGCCGGCCTGTCGGCCAAGCCGGTGGCGCTGCGCGACCACAACAGCTACTCGGTCATTCTCGGGCATTTCTATAACGAGGGCTTCGACCGCCACGTCACACTGGCCCAGGTGTTCTGGATCAGCGACAGCCGCGGCCAGCCCGAGCGCTTCTACATCGCCGCTGACCGGGCCTTGTCCATCGAGGCGCATTTTTCCGGCTTCGGCAGCGAGCTGAAGGATCTGCGCAAGCGCCTGCGCGGGCTCGATCACGTCGAGCTGCACAACACCTTCCCGGCCTACGGCGCCAGCCTGCGGCGCAAGCTCGGCATTGGCAGCGAACAGGCGCTGGAGCTGTTCAACCAGACCGTGTCGATGAAGTCGGTCGGCAACCTGACCGAGTTCGTGCGCGAGCACATGCTCCAGGCCGCCGATACCGAACAGCGCATCGACGAGCTGATCCGGCATTTCGACGACCTCAACCGCGCCCACGCCGCCGTGCTCAAGGCCCGCGATCAGATCGAGGCGCTCACTCCTATCATCGCCGACGCCGACGACTACGCCGGGCGCAGCGAACAGGCCGACCGGCTGCGCGGCTGTCGCGAGGCGCTGGCGTCCTGGTTTGCCGGCTTGAAGATCGAACGACTCGATCGCCGCCTCGAGGAGCTCGAGCGCGAACAGGCCAGCCTGCAAGACCGGATCGCCGGACTCAAACGCGACCGCGGCGAGCAGCGCCGGGAGCGAGACGAGCTGCGCCAGGCCATCGCCGAGAATGGCGGCGAACGGCTCGAACGCATTGGCGTGGAAATTCAGCGCCAACAGGCCGAAAAGGCCGAACGCAGGCACGAAGCCGAGCGCTACCGCGAACTGGTCGCCGGGCTGGAATTGCCCGAGGCCCGCGATGCCGACACCTTCCGTGACAACCGCACCACCCTGGAGGACCTGCGCGAGCAGACCGAAGCCGCGCAGGCAGAGCGGCAGAACGAGCGCACCGACCAGTTCGTGACGATGAAGGAGCTGCGCGCCCGGCACGGTGAAATCGATGGGGAGCTGGCCTCGCTGAAGGCGCGTCGCTCCAACCTGCCGGCGGCGATGCTGGCCCTGCGCGAGAACCTGTGCCAGTCGCTCGACCTGCAGCCCGACGACCTGCCCTTTGCCGGCGAGCTGATCCAGGTGCGCGAAGAAGAAAGCGACTGGGAGGGTGCCATCGAGCGCCTGCTGCACAACTTCGCGCTGTCGCTGCTGGTGCCCGACGAGCACTACCGGGCCGTGGCCGACTGGGTCGATGCCACCCGCCTGCGCGGTCGCCTGGTCTACTACCGGGTGCGCGAGCTGCGCAGCGCCAGCCCCGCAAGGCCGCAGCCCGACGCGCTCAGCCGCAAGCTGGCGATTCGCAGCGACAGCGCCTTCTATGCCTGGCTGGAGCAGGAGCTGAACCGGCGCTTCGATCATATCTGCTGCAGCGACATGGACCGCTTCCGCCGCGAGACCCGTGCCATGACCCGCGCCGGCCAGATCAAGACCGGCGGTGTCAGACACGAAAAGGACGACCGCCATGCCATCAACGACCGCACCCGCTACGTGCTGGGCTGGAGCAACGAGAACAAGATCCGCGCCCTGAGCGAGCAGCGCGACGGACTCGAAAGGCGTATCCAGGTCAGCGCCGATGCCATCGCCCAGCTCGACGACGAGCTCAAGTCACTCGGCACGCGTCTGGCCAGCATCAGCAAACTCGAAATGTTCGAAGACTTCCAGCGTCTGAACTGGCAGGCGCCGGCCGGTCGCATTACCGAGCTCGAGGCCGAATACCGGGAGCTGCGCGACGAGTCGGACGTACTCAATACCCTGCGCACCCGACTCGATGCGCTCGAAGAAGCCAGCGAGGCAACCGACGGCCGGCTCGAGCAACGACAGAAACAGCTGAGCACGGTTGAAGAACGCGCCCGGAGTGCGCGGGAGGCGCGCACCGAGGCCGAAGGCCTGCTCGATGAACTCGACGAGAACGAACGCGAGCGCTGGTTCGGCCAGCTTGGCGAGCTGCGCGAAGAGGCCCTGGGCGATCAGCCCATCACGCTCAACGGCATCGACGCGCGCCAGCGCGAGTTCCGGGCCTGGCTGACCGCACGAATCGATGCCGGGGACAAGGCCATTCGGCGACTTAACGACCGCATCATCCAGGCCATGCAGAGCTTCCACCATCGCTGGCCGCAGGAAGCGCGCGAGGCCGATATCAGCGTCGCGGCCGCCGACGAATACCGCCGCCTGCTCGAGACCCTGACAGGCGACGACCTGCCGCGCTTCGAGAAACGCTTCAAGGAGCTGCTCAACGAGAACACCATTCGCGAGATCGCGGGCTTCCAGGCCCTGCTGCACCGCGAGCGCGAGCAGATCCGCGAACGCATCGAGATCATCAACCGCTCGCTGCACGAGATCGACTACGAGAAGGGTCGCTACATCCGTCTGATGGCCGAGACCGCCCCCGATGCCGACGTGCGCGAGTTCCAGCACAAGCTGCGCGCCTGTACCGAGGGCGCCATCACCGGCTCGGAAGACGCCCAGTATTCGGAGCAAAAGTTCCTGCAGGTGCGCGACATCATCGACCGCTTCCGCGGCCGTGAGGGCTCGGCCGAGTTTGACCGGCGCTGGACGCGCAAGGTCACCGACGTGCGCAACTGGTTCGTGTTCTCGGCCTCCGAGCGCTGGCGCGAGGACGACCGTGAACACGAACACTATGCCGATTCCGGCGGCAAGTCGGGGGGCCAGAAGGAAAAGCTGGCCTACACCGTGCTGGCGGCCAGCCTGGCCTACCAGTTCGGGCTGGAGTGGGGCGAGAAACGCTCGCGCTCGTTCCGCTTCGTGGTCATCGACGAGGCCTTCGGCCGCGGCTCGGACGAGTCGGCGCGCTACGGCCTGGAACTGTTCGGCCGGCTCAACCTGCAGCTGCTCATCGTCACCCCGCTGCAGAAGATCCACATTATCGAGCCCTTCGTCGCCAGCGTCGGCTTCGTCCACAACCCCGACGGCCGGCAGTCCATGCTGCGCAACCTGAGCATCGAGGAATACCGCGCTGAGATGGCTGCACGAAAGACTGCCACGACAACACCCGCATCGTGA